The following proteins come from a genomic window of Brevinematia bacterium:
- a CDS encoding glycogen/starch/alpha-glucan phosphorylase has product MSGGSLSRLVKDPVTRKILKEYKEGCDVDSIKSSFAKHLKYSMVKDEYSATDLDKLFSLALTVRDRLVEKWIKTQQRYYEIPDIKRVYYFSLEFLIGRMLVNNMINLRIDEEVRKAMEDIGIDIEKLAELEEDPGLGNGGLGRLASCFLDSLATMGYPAYGYGIRYEFGIFKQVFQNGYQIEKPEEWLKFGNPWEIERPEYTVPVKFYGRVHSYVKGGELKFEWVDTHDVLAVPYDTPVVGYDTNTVNTLRLWSARASEEFDLQIFNHGDYIKAVENKNLSEVISKVLYPNDNIYEGKELRLKQEYFFVSASLQDIIRRFKKQFGNNFEIFPDRVAIQLNDTHPALAIPELMRILVDIEEVPWNKAWDITVRTFGYTNHTVMPEALEKWEVTLIERLFPRHLQIITEINRRFLNEVSVRFNDMNKIRNVSIFEEGPSKMVRMANLCVVGSHSVNGVSELHTRILKNSVMKDFYEIFPERFNNKTNGVTQRRWLLVANPALSKLITDAIGDGWIKDLSELRKLEKYSDDKSFLEMFYKVKQHNKERLAKYVKEVCDIKIDPLSIFDVQVKRLHEYKRQLLNAMHIIYLYNQLKDNPNLDMYPRTFIFGAKSAPGYYMAKLIIKLINSIAETINRDKSVNEKIRVVFVPNYNVSLAEKIIPSANISEQISTAGKEASGTGNMKFALNGALTIGTLDGANIEIMEEVGEENIFIFGLRAEEVAELRMTGKYNPYEIYNSDANIKRILDMINNSYFAPKEQGIFEPIYNSLLFGRGGSAPDEYFLLADFNSYKDTHQKISALYENKYEWNKKALLNVARIGKFSSDRTIREYAEEIWKVKPVKVEID; this is encoded by the coding sequence ATGTCAGGTGGTAGTTTAAGCAGACTAGTTAAGGATCCTGTAACAAGGAAGATACTCAAGGAGTATAAGGAAGGTTGTGATGTAGACTCAATAAAATCTTCTTTTGCAAAGCATTTAAAGTATTCTATGGTTAAAGATGAGTATTCCGCTACGGATTTGGATAAGCTTTTCAGTTTAGCTTTGACTGTAAGGGATAGGCTTGTAGAAAAGTGGATAAAGACACAGCAGAGGTACTATGAGATTCCCGATATTAAGAGAGTATATTATTTTTCACTTGAGTTTCTGATCGGGAGGATGTTGGTAAACAACATGATTAATCTAAGGATAGATGAGGAAGTAAGAAAGGCGATGGAAGATATAGGAATAGACATTGAGAAGTTAGCGGAACTTGAGGAAGATCCTGGTCTCGGTAACGGTGGACTAGGAAGGCTTGCTTCTTGTTTTCTTGATTCACTGGCTACGATGGGTTATCCTGCTTATGGGTATGGTATAAGGTATGAGTTTGGAATATTCAAGCAAGTTTTCCAGAATGGTTATCAAATTGAAAAGCCGGAGGAATGGTTGAAGTTTGGTAATCCTTGGGAAATAGAAAGGCCGGAATATACTGTGCCTGTGAAGTTTTATGGTAGGGTTCATTCATATGTCAAGGGTGGAGAGTTGAAATTTGAATGGGTTGATACCCATGATGTTCTAGCGGTTCCTTATGATACTCCTGTGGTAGGCTATGATACAAATACTGTGAATACATTGAGATTGTGGTCTGCTAGAGCTTCAGAGGAGTTTGATCTACAGATATTCAACCATGGTGATTACATAAAAGCCGTTGAGAATAAAAATTTATCCGAAGTTATTTCTAAGGTTTTGTATCCGAATGATAACATATATGAAGGTAAAGAGTTAAGGTTGAAACAGGAGTATTTTTTTGTTTCTGCTTCACTTCAGGATATAATAAGAAGGTTTAAGAAACAATTTGGAAACAATTTTGAAATCTTTCCGGACAGAGTTGCTATACAGCTTAATGACACTCATCCAGCGCTTGCTATACCAGAGCTTATGAGAATATTGGTTGACATTGAGGAAGTGCCGTGGAACAAAGCTTGGGATATAACAGTAAGAACTTTTGGCTACACAAACCACACTGTAATGCCAGAAGCCTTAGAGAAGTGGGAGGTTACCTTGATTGAGAGACTTTTCCCACGGCATCTGCAGATTATAACCGAAATAAACAGAAGGTTTCTAAACGAAGTTTCAGTAAGATTCAATGATATGAACAAGATAAGAAATGTTTCCATATTTGAGGAAGGCCCTTCAAAGATGGTGAGGATGGCAAATCTATGTGTTGTGGGTTCACATTCTGTAAACGGTGTTTCGGAACTGCATACTAGAATTCTGAAGAATAGTGTGATGAAGGACTTCTATGAGATATTTCCAGAGAGGTTTAACAACAAAACAAATGGCGTGACTCAGAGAAGATGGTTACTGGTTGCTAACCCAGCTTTGAGTAAATTGATAACTGATGCGATCGGCGATGGTTGGATCAAGGACCTAAGTGAGCTTAGAAAGCTTGAAAAATATTCTGATGATAAGAGCTTTCTTGAAATGTTCTACAAGGTAAAACAGCACAATAAGGAGAGGTTAGCAAAATATGTTAAGGAGGTATGTGATATTAAGATTGACCCTCTCAGTATCTTTGATGTCCAAGTCAAGAGATTACACGAGTATAAGAGACAGTTGCTCAATGCTATGCACATAATATACCTGTATAACCAGCTGAAGGATAATCCAAATTTAGATATGTATCCTAGGACATTTATATTTGGTGCAAAATCGGCTCCAGGGTACTACATGGCAAAACTTATCATAAAGCTTATAAATAGCATAGCGGAGACTATCAATAGAGATAAAAGTGTAAATGAGAAGATAAGAGTTGTATTTGTGCCCAATTATAATGTTTCTCTAGCAGAGAAAATAATACCATCTGCAAACATTAGTGAACAGATATCTACTGCTGGTAAGGAAGCATCCGGAACAGGAAATATGAAATTTGCCCTTAATGGAGCTTTAACAATAGGAACTCTTGATGGAGCAAATATTGAGATTATGGAAGAGGTAGGAGAGGAGAATATATTCATCTTTGGTCTTAGGGCAGAAGAAGTTGCCGAACTGAGAATGACAGGGAAATACAACCCTTATGAGATATACAACTCTGACGCAAATATCAAGAGAATACTTGATATGATAAACAATAGTTACTTTGCTCCCAAGGAGCAAGGAATATTTGAGCCTATCTATAATTCATTACTCTTTGGAAGAGGAGGGTCTGCTCCTGATGAGTATTTCCTACTTGCTGACTTTAATAGCTATAAAGATACTCACCAGAAAATTTCTGCTCTTTACGAGAATAAGTATGAGTGGAACAAGAAAGCACTACTTAATGTTGCAAGAATTGGCAAATTCTCCAGTGATAGGACGATAAGGGAATATGCTGAAGAGATATGGAAAGTCAAACCCGTGAAGGTTGAGATAGATTAG
- a CDS encoding HU family DNA-binding protein, with protein MNKKELIRNISGSTKLSQKAVSQVIDALLKELEKVVKNKGTLSLVGYFTLSVKQRAQRTAINPKTKQKITIPARNYPVFKVGSKLKKIVK; from the coding sequence ATGAACAAAAAGGAGCTTATTAGGAACATTTCAGGTTCCACCAAGCTCAGCCAAAAGGCTGTTTCTCAAGTTATTGACGCCTTACTGAAGGAACTTGAGAAAGTGGTTAAGAACAAGGGGACGCTTTCACTGGTAGGGTATTTCACTCTCTCCGTAAAGCAAAGAGCCCAAAGAACCGCTATCAACCCAAAGACCAAGCAGAAGATTACAATTCCCGCCAGAAACTATCCAGTGTTCAAGGTTGGAAGCAAGTTAAAGAAAATTGTCAAGTAA
- the gyrA gene encoding DNA gyrase subunit A, whose translation MDRVIETVLEEEVKKSYLTYAMSVIVSRALPDVRDGLKPVQRRILYTMYELGLRHNTSYKKCARIVGDTLGKYHPHGDVSVYEALVRMAQDFNMRYTLIDGQGNFGSIDGDPPAAMRYSEARLEAIAEEMLKDIDKDTVDFRPNFDNSLEEPSVLPGVLPNLLVNGASGIAVGMATNIPTHNLREVVDAVIYYIDHRNCSVADLMKFIKGPDFPTGGVVIGDEEMKKAYETGEGRVTVRAKMELEKLKSGKDLVVITEIPYQVRKSAIVERISELVKDEELDEVSDVRDESDRDGIRIVLELKRGVNPMIVMNKLYKHTQLQQTFSISMVALVGNEPKVLSIKDIIYHYVEHRKEVITRKAKFELKKAQERLHIVEGLLVALGNIDEVVEMIKSSDSPSVAKVKLSQRFKLTEAQVDAILDMKLQKLTSIEVKDLKEEHRNLVEVIKDLKDILSSEKRVFEIMKEELRYLSEKYGDERRTEIEYGEVEEVDEKDLVQKEDVAIILTKIGMIKRIPLSVYRSQRVGGRGVVATSTMEEDSIEHLIIANTLEKLLIFTDKGKAYSLDVYKIPESSKTARGANIRMFLNIGSDENIRAMVVFDENKKGYITMVSRRGMIKKVSVEEFRSIRSSGIIALSTEEGDVLQDAVFTSGSDDVIISTAYGYALRFSEKKIRPMGRIARGMTGIKLRSNDYVIGLTRYTDSKEILAVTERGYAKRVKMVEFLQKGRGGMGVVYFGVNEKTGKVVRTLPVSQENEVVIITSKGMIIRIPGDEIPIMGRPARGIKAVNLKDNDTVVDVEIFE comes from the coding sequence ATGGATAGGGTAATAGAGACTGTACTGGAGGAAGAGGTAAAAAAATCCTATCTGACCTATGCAATGAGTGTTATTGTAAGCAGAGCGTTGCCAGATGTAAGGGATGGCTTAAAGCCTGTCCAGAGGAGAATACTCTACACAATGTATGAACTAGGATTACGGCACAATACTTCGTATAAGAAGTGTGCAAGAATTGTAGGAGATACTTTAGGTAAATATCACCCTCACGGTGATGTTTCGGTATACGAAGCTTTGGTGAGAATGGCACAGGATTTTAATATGAGATACACTCTTATTGATGGTCAGGGGAATTTTGGCTCAATTGATGGTGATCCTCCGGCAGCGATGAGATACTCAGAGGCGAGGCTTGAAGCTATTGCGGAAGAAATGCTAAAGGACATTGATAAAGACACTGTTGACTTTAGACCTAACTTTGATAACTCTTTAGAGGAACCTTCGGTATTGCCAGGAGTATTACCCAATCTGCTTGTGAATGGTGCTAGTGGAATAGCGGTAGGTATGGCTACCAATATACCTACTCATAACTTGAGAGAAGTTGTAGATGCAGTGATTTACTATATAGACCATAGGAACTGTTCTGTAGCAGACTTGATGAAGTTTATAAAGGGGCCTGACTTCCCAACTGGAGGAGTAGTAATAGGTGATGAAGAGATGAAGAAAGCATATGAAACGGGGGAAGGTAGAGTAACGGTAAGGGCAAAGATGGAATTGGAGAAACTTAAAAGTGGCAAAGATTTGGTCGTTATAACCGAGATTCCATATCAAGTTAGGAAGTCAGCAATTGTTGAGAGAATATCTGAGTTAGTTAAAGATGAAGAGCTTGATGAAGTGTCCGATGTTAGGGATGAGTCGGATAGAGATGGGATAAGGATAGTTCTAGAGCTCAAAAGAGGAGTCAATCCTATGATAGTGATGAATAAGTTATATAAACATACTCAGCTACAACAGACATTTAGCATTAGTATGGTTGCCTTAGTAGGTAACGAACCTAAGGTCCTGTCCATTAAGGATATCATTTATCATTATGTAGAGCACAGGAAGGAGGTGATAACGAGAAAGGCAAAGTTTGAGCTTAAGAAAGCTCAGGAAAGGCTACACATAGTTGAGGGGCTATTAGTGGCTTTGGGAAACATTGATGAAGTAGTAGAAATGATAAAGTCGTCTGATTCTCCATCAGTGGCAAAAGTAAAGTTGTCACAGAGATTTAAGCTTACTGAAGCTCAGGTAGATGCAATACTAGACATGAAACTTCAAAAACTTACATCTATTGAAGTCAAGGATCTAAAGGAAGAACATAGGAATTTGGTGGAAGTGATAAAAGATCTGAAGGATATTCTGTCAAGTGAGAAAAGAGTGTTTGAAATAATGAAAGAAGAGCTTAGATATCTATCTGAGAAATATGGTGATGAGAGGAGAACTGAGATAGAGTATGGTGAGGTTGAGGAAGTTGACGAAAAGGACTTGGTGCAAAAGGAGGATGTAGCAATAATATTGACGAAGATAGGTATGATAAAGAGAATACCTCTTTCTGTATATAGGTCCCAAAGAGTGGGAGGTAGAGGTGTTGTTGCAACTTCTACTATGGAGGAAGATTCAATAGAGCATCTGATAATAGCTAATACACTTGAGAAATTGTTAATATTCACTGACAAGGGTAAGGCATATTCTCTAGATGTGTATAAAATACCGGAGTCTTCTAAAACTGCAAGAGGTGCGAACATAAGAATGTTTCTTAACATTGGGAGTGATGAGAATATAAGAGCAATGGTTGTTTTTGATGAAAATAAGAAGGGGTATATAACCATGGTATCCAGAAGAGGGATGATAAAGAAGGTAAGTGTAGAAGAGTTTAGAAGCATAAGGTCAAGTGGTATAATTGCGTTATCTACGGAGGAAGGGGATGTTCTGCAAGATGCAGTGTTTACCAGTGGGAGTGACGATGTGATAATATCAACTGCTTACGGTTATGCTTTAAGGTTTTCTGAGAAAAAGATAAGACCTATGGGTAGGATAGCTAGGGGTATGACGGGAATAAAACTTAGAAGTAATGATTATGTGATTGGGCTGACTAGGTATACCGATAGTAAGGAGATTCTAGCAGTTACGGAAAGAGGGTATGCAAAGCGAGTAAAGATGGTGGAGTTCTTGCAAAAGGGTAGAGGCGGAATGGGGGTAGTATACTTTGGTGTGAACGAAAAGACGGGAAAGGTTGTAAGGACTCTTCCTGTGTCTCAAGAGAACGAAGTTGTGATAATAACATCAAAGGGAATGATAATAAGAATTCCGGGAGATGAGATACCTATTATGGGAAGGCCAGCCAGAGGTATAAAAGCTGTAAATCTTAAGGACAATGATACTGTAGTTGATGTTGAGATATTTGAATGA
- the mnmE gene encoding tRNA uridine-5-carboxymethylaminomethyl(34) synthesis GTPase MnmE, whose protein sequence is MREVFSDEDTIFAPVTPNVHSAVSVLRVSGERAIESVDKLFRGKRSLKDARTHTLSYGYIVDESGEKLDDVLVAVMRKPNSYTGEDVVEISCHGNPLIVGKVMELLKKQGLRMALPGEFTKRAVLNGKMDLLQAEAVNSLVMSRNTSNLRISRHILDGKLSERIKEVKNNLLNLLAYLEVLVDHPEEELAERNWNYIEKTILESKEVLEDLIEKSKNSRFFSEGLKICIVGRTNAGKSSLMNALIGEDRSIVSSIPGTTRDVIKEIISIEGVPVSIFDTAGIRKSEDPIEQEGVRRTIRSIETSDVVLLVLDISLKPSDEDLVALETVKMYAGGKNVFLVLNKIDLISSGFGLADVGESFSSKDSKLQGVVDEILEFVKSNNVEIAEYFLVSAKDGIGIKKLSKRIVESVIGDIESEVNNILVNNERHRQFILDVISSLEEAYESARDRMSEEFIAIGIRDALSYIGEMVGEVTTEDLMDAIFRNFCVGK, encoded by the coding sequence ATGCGAGAGGTTTTTTCTGACGAAGATACGATCTTTGCTCCTGTAACGCCAAATGTTCATTCTGCTGTTAGTGTATTAAGAGTCTCGGGTGAGAGAGCAATAGAGTCAGTTGATAAGTTATTCAGAGGTAAGAGGAGTCTCAAGGATGCTAGGACTCATACCTTGAGCTACGGGTATATAGTAGATGAGAGTGGTGAAAAACTAGATGATGTGCTTGTTGCGGTTATGAGAAAGCCAAATTCTTACACAGGTGAGGATGTGGTTGAGATAAGTTGTCATGGAAATCCGTTGATAGTTGGTAAGGTTATGGAACTACTTAAGAAACAAGGGTTACGGATGGCACTCCCCGGAGAGTTTACTAAGAGAGCAGTTCTAAATGGTAAGATGGATCTACTTCAAGCTGAAGCAGTCAATTCTCTCGTTATGAGTAGAAATACCTCAAATCTGAGGATTTCGAGGCATATCCTTGACGGAAAACTTTCGGAAAGGATAAAGGAGGTTAAAAATAATTTGCTCAATCTTCTTGCTTATCTGGAAGTTTTGGTTGATCATCCTGAAGAGGAATTAGCTGAAAGAAACTGGAATTACATTGAGAAAACGATTCTGGAGTCCAAAGAGGTACTAGAAGATCTGATTGAGAAGTCAAAAAATAGTAGATTCTTTAGCGAGGGACTTAAGATTTGCATAGTTGGAAGGACAAATGCTGGTAAGTCAAGTCTTATGAACGCACTGATAGGAGAGGATAGATCTATAGTATCTAGTATTCCAGGAACGACGAGAGATGTAATAAAGGAGATAATTTCAATAGAAGGTGTTCCCGTGAGTATTTTTGATACTGCAGGTATAAGAAAATCCGAAGACCCTATAGAACAAGAAGGTGTGAGGAGAACTATTAGGAGTATAGAAACTTCAGATGTTGTACTCTTGGTCCTTGATATTTCTTTAAAACCATCAGATGAGGACTTGGTAGCTCTGGAGACTGTTAAAATGTATGCAGGAGGCAAAAATGTATTTTTGGTGCTAAACAAAATAGATCTCATCTCTTCAGGTTTTGGTTTAGCGGATGTTGGAGAAAGCTTTTCTTCTAAAGACTCAAAGCTCCAAGGAGTGGTTGATGAAATTTTGGAGTTTGTGAAAAGCAACAACGTTGAAATAGCAGAATATTTCTTAGTCTCAGCTAAGGATGGAATAGGTATTAAGAAACTCTCAAAGAGGATTGTGGAAAGTGTAATCGGGGATATTGAGAGCGAAGTTAATAACATTCTAGTGAATAACGAGAGACATAGGCAATTTATCCTAGATGTCATTTCTTCGCTTGAAGAGGCTTACGAGTCCGCTAGGGACAGAATGTCTGAAGAGTTTATAGCGATAGGGATAAGGGATGCTTTGTCTTATATTGGTGAGATGGTAGGAGAGGTAACTACAGAAGATTTGATGGATGCTATTTTTAGGAATTTTTGCGTGGGGAAATAG